GACACATCACAGGTACATCTGAGCTGCAGTGTCATACTCAGCTTAGTCTAATGAATTATTCAGTCTATCAGGAAGTGTATGGAAAGTAAATATACTTGATGTGGAATTTTTCCATAAGCATGAACAGAAACCTTCATCAACATGAAGACACTGTCAGTCATTTCTGTACTGTGAATATGATACATGTTATCACCACATGTGACCACTGTGTGTTCTGTCTTGCATTACAGAGGCCCCTGTTATTATATTTCACTGATATGATATGGTTATACTTACttataatgaatatttaatatatgGAATGTTACTGTTTTATACGCAGTGAACAGATAAAACCAGGTATGAAACTCAGTGGTGGTTTGTTGACATCCTCACACACTGGACAGGTACAGACTGTGATGTAGGTGTGACACTGACATCAGTTATCAGTACAGACCTTAGAGCAGATTCCAATGAGACATTTCAGGCAAGACTCCACAAAGAAGAGAGATTTTTTATTGGTTTGATTAGAAGTTGTTGGTACAGAGAGTCTAAATACTTTGTCAGAGGCTTCTTGCCCTGGAGCAAAGATAAAAGAGTGCAACAGTAATTCTGTATAATTCTTATAACGTGATGGTCACTCTTAGTCTCcatagtttttgttgttttgggaaaatacaaaaaacattctGTGGGTCTGTTGTCACAACTTAATATTGTTTTAAACCATTAACAGATCTGTATAAGTAGGCAGTAGTATTTAACACGTTGCCAAAATAGTTTAAGAACGTATACTCAGAAAGGAAAGACCGAACAGTAAATCACCAGaagaatatttttcttaaattagaaaaaaagaaaagaaaaactgtatcacaaaaaaatcacattgcATTAAATGAAAACCAGAATCCTACCAATGATTCATAGGGAAATAATGGTAACAAATCATTAACAGATCAGAAGCACAGtgtgaaaaatgcatttgtAAATTCATTGTAAGTTCAGCAGTTCACTTTTCACATAAGCCATATGCTCCACAGCATCCCTTTGACCTGTGTATTATTAGGGGCCTGATCCAACAATAAAGCCAATCAGTTTGTTAATCAATAAGCTCACTTGGTTTAGTTATCACCAATCAGTTCATTTTAACAAATTATTGAAAGACAAAGGTTAGTTGGTGTAGATAAGTTGAGATGGTGCCACACAAACTCtgacctgcatgtgtttgtgaagtGCAGCCAGATTTTACAGATGTATTCTATTTCATCTCATAAAACTCTGATCACCTGGGAGGACTTTAGAGAACTGTTCATTACAACACATCATACTGAAATTCAAACGCCTGTACTGTTTTAACCAGCTTGTGTGATTATCAGAGGTaacttcctcttcttgttttattatgaaaaagaagaagagtaaGTTACCACTGAGAgtcctttctctctccatcattaTCTCCACTCTTCCCCTGTCCTCTTCTCAGTCATCTGTACCTGCAGTCTGCAGTGAGCCTGTATCATATTACCATGagtccctctcctctctccctgcagtGACGGTGGAGGTGGTGAACAACAGCTCCACAGAGTTTCAGGGTTTCCTGTTACAGGCCAGGAGCACACAGGGACACAGTACAGAACCCTTTTCTGTTGGaatgtttcatgttgttttgtaatGTCACTTCGAAGAAAACgtgaatatttgtgtttttctttatcatgAAATTAAGGCTAAGACACATGATGAGAAACTGATTATttgcttttgtattttcagAACGTTTCTAAGGATACAGATTTAGTCCCAGAACCCATGTAGAATTAAAGttagtgttttctgtttgcagcTCTGCTGTGGCCTGTGGGAAAGTTCACCAACATTAACACCACCCTGtttactgcactgcactgtaaaaacatggaggtgagtgagtgaatgttACATTGTGTTTGCTGACAACGTCCTGAGGTCATGCTCCTCAGTCCTGGATGTTTATTATGATCGCTACATTCAGTTGCATTTGAATGTATATCACAAACATAAGAACatacatatataacatataacacacaccacacacacacacacacacacacacatacacacatatatatatatatatatatatatatatacacatgcactCATTATTCCATCATTTCTGTACATTTGCTACAACATGTGGTTTGCTCTTGTTAATAAAATCACTGAGACGTCTGTTCTCAGTGTGACACCATTTCCACCAACAGTTATTTTACCAGTGCTTagtttattataatttattatcATTGGCACTATTATTGACTAAATGAATGTACATTTTCAAATCAATCTAATATTTTCTACTGATATGAACTTGACTGTGGtgttgaaaaagagaaaataaggaAACACTCTtcatgtgtggtgtgtgtgtgtgtatgcgtgcgcACAGAACTCAACTGTTAGTCAGGCATCAGGAGCCAAGAGGAAGAAAGTCCAGCTGACCTGGGAGGCACCTAGCAACAGTCACTATGGAGATATCTACTTCAGGTAGACAaagttacatacacacacacacacactcacacacacacatacacacacacatggctttTCAATCTCCTTGCCCTTAAATCAAAGTCTAAACCATAAAAACTAGTCTTAGCAGTGGAAAGTCATCTACATTTTTTCTCAAAGCATCATGGGAACTAATTCAAAATGTGTGCAGTCCAGAGGTTTTTACTGGTCCTGCAGCTGAGGCACTGATTCCATGACAGCAGAGCTGGATCAAGACTGACTGGGCCAGGTCAGAATCATGCTGTGCCTTTGATTCAGTCAGTGCTGATGACTTtgtccttgttgttgttgtggcagtgCCACTCTGGTCCAGGACTACACCGCTTTCTGGGTTCAGCTGAACAGCAGCTCTCTGAGACTGGACAGCATCGGAAACTCAGCTCAGGTCAGTAccgactgtctgtctgtctgtctgcctgactgagtgactgagtgactgactgtctgtctgtttctctctttcttcaggacctctcctcctcagctctgctcTTCATCAGTCTGCTGAGTTTATCTGCtgcctgctgacacacacacacacacacacacacacacacacacacacacacacacacacacacacacagagtctgtgAAAGCCATGGTTGCCCTTCATGTGTAGTGATGTAACTAGTGTGgctgttgttctgttgttggtgaaaatagaaaatgttctgttttatcTGTGGTTTTCAGTTTAACCCTGAGTCTGTTGTAAACTCTGAACCATCAGTTTAAATAGCACAAATATTTGATTCTATTACAATGTGACTGTGAGTGAGGCAGCAGTGATCAGGGCAGCAGATGTAGTTTTGACTCGTGGTTGTAGTtcctgaatgaaaacatcattCTTTTACCTTAGTTCACTGTCCAGTGCTGTAGCCCCTGTTTATTTTAGAGTATGTACAGAAAACCTCAGTGACTTTTAACGGAGCAGAAGCTCATCTTGAATCATCTGAATAAATCATTGTATTTATACATTATGTTTCATAAATCCCTGTCCAGaccaacacacagcagagaggagaccaGGAGCCAAGTCATGTAACAGTTTATTCAGCATTCCTCATCTATGGCAGTAACAGCAGGCTAACAGAGTAAACAACATTATAGACCACAGACAGATGGATCAAACAGCAGGTAGATGTATGCACGTCACTGCAGAGGGGGTGAGCGTGAGGGTCTGTGTTACAGGTGGACCATGATGGTAAGTCCACACTGCTTTCATCCAGTGAGTCCTTTAATACTGTTTAGTCAAACTAACAACACAGTTTCAGTTCAGCAGGCTGTAGAGATGTGAGGAACTTTTTGTTACTATCTAAGTTTCACTTGTTTATTCTGCTACATTAAATCAACCATTTCACAGGCAGGTGTTGGCTCTCCATCTGTGCTGCTGGCCAGCAGTAAACTGCACTGTTCAAAAGTAAAATACCAAAAGTACCAGAGCAGAGAACAGGCTCCTCACTCTGAGAAGTTGTACTACTattagttttactttacaacAAACTAACAGCAGGATGTGTAGGATATGCTGGTACATTTTCCAGACGTAGCACAGGACTCTGGCAGCTAGCACACTGAGTATTTACAATGTTACCAGTCCATTTAGGAAACCAGAATCCAAACAGACCAGATAATTTGTTGTTATTAAGTCAAGAGGATTTTAAAACACGGGTTAAAGACAGAGCAGTGAGTTCCAAGTGTTAGTGACACTGTGACTTTTCTCAAACTACTTCCACAGGAACTGTAATAGTTTGTGATGATTCATGTTACTTAAAAATTCCGTGTTTTACATCTACAGTTATAAGACAGCGGAGGCTCATCAGTAGAGATACACAGTACATTACACACAAGAGGAAACTGCTTTAGAAAAACACTGTTCATGCACAAAGcagtttttttcacattaacacacagttgAACGATGATGACAGAGCACACAGCAGAAATATTAAACTGGTAAGATGGGAAACAGCTGGAAGACCATTTCTACAGgatattcattttctgtgtatAAAGGCATCAGGTGGAGGGCTCAGGTACTCTGTGGACCTAGAACTATGATAGAACTATGTACATCACTGGCTCTACAGCTTGTCTTCAGTCACCTTATGGTGACCTCAGGTGTTTAGGTCACTTGTTGAGACAGAGGATGCGTGAGGACATGTTGGCCTGTGACAGTTAGGAGGTAGGATTCAAGGTGTAAATGCACAGTGACAGGTTATTTCAGTTCTATAAAAGACATGTTTACATGTCAGAACAAGTTCCAAGTGCCAGTGCCAATTATCAAACAGTTTAGCTGGTGGTTTGTTAATGCATCTGTTCTGGGACCATGGGttaacagcaaaagaaaatgcagcaaagtttctctctgtgcatatgataaaatgtgattttattattttaatgttttgagtGAAACAGACAATAGAAAGTCAGAGTGAAGGAGTTCTTATGCAGTTCTGCACAGACTGAGTCAAACACTGTGTTGGTTAGAAATGCCTTTTCACCTCTACAGGAGGAGTCCTCTATAGGGATCAGACTGTTTCAAGATTATTCAGGTCGAGACAATGATGAGAAAATGACCAAGTGTCTTTGATACTAATACAAACCAGCAGTGTGACCAAATTACTTTTTTGAGTATTAACACTAAAGATGCTCTGGAGTTTCCACTAGCTTCAAAATAATGGCTCAACCTGTAAATATGCTGCATTTATGTCATACGCTCAACGTGGTAAATAAGAAGTTTCTACATCAATACACAGCTCACTTCAGGTTTCAGGTGGAAAATATAAGTGAAAATACTACAAATCTAAGCTCTTAGTACAACATGGGGACACAGGCTGTGGAGTCTGTTTTGAGGAGCTACGTTTTGAAATGCTTTGATGAAGTGACTGACTACTCACTTAACCACCAGCCTGAAAATAGCAAAGCATGACGTTAACAATTCACCGCTCAAAGCTGTGTAAGTACCACAAGTAacactgcagagtctttagtCAAATCTAAAATACGTTTTAGCACAGGTTTAAATGCAGCATGGAAACCACTCTGatcacaggaagtgatgtcagaGGTCACGGAGTATAAGGGGACCGAACCTGGTGATTTACAGGCTGAGCCGGaagatgtgtttcagtgaccCTGCCTCTTCAGTCAAACTTCAGTCTGGGAattctgctctctctcagctACAACAGGAAGTATGACATCAGGGGATAGGTTGACTGCTGAGGTCGTCTAAAGGTCATAGAGGACCTCCATCACAGTGGCCAGAGACCAGGCCTGGGTCTCACAGCTGAATGGGCAGTATTGGCCATTCTCATTGGTCAGTTCTGGCAGACCTTTCCATGGAGACCTGAGTAAACAGAGGATGGgttgaataaaaatatacaatgcatcaaaacacaggaaggaggaggtAATCAAATGACAGGCCTACTTCTCCAGGTGGGTGTAATGTCGTGACAGAACGTTTTTAACCAAGGTGACTGTTCTGGCGTAGGGTTCCTCTCCCAGCTTCTTGGCAAAGTAGAGTTTAGCACGCAGGAAGTAGCCTACTGGCCACAGccactcctacacacacacacacacacacacacacacacacacacacacacacacacacacacacacacagataaagagcGAGCAACAGAGTTAGTtatggtgtgagtgtgtgttgcacaCACAAGTGTTGCAGAAACAGGAACCATTATGTCAGCACTACTTCCCTCTCCATTTGATTTGCAAAAACTAAACTCTAGTGAGAACACTGAGCAGTAGGGCTGTCGTCCACTTCAAGACGACATGCTGACTATTCAGTGGGGGGTAGGGGGTGGTTGGTGGTAGAGAGTGAGCGAGGATTAATTGTTCTTACAAATCTAACTTTGTCTCCACCTCCTGTGTCCGTCATTTCAAATTATATTTGAAGCCCTCTGCAGAGTAGTGTAATTGCACCTTCATAACACTGCAGTGACAACAATAACTTTCCCACAGTGGGCTGCCGCTACAAAATGTATACAGCGCAAATACTGCAGACATTTGGAGTGTGGTTCACAGCTCTTGAAATCCTACCACCACACCGCATCTCTCCTGCCGGgtgctgacactgtcagctcCTTTAACTCGCTGTAACACtggtagtttctgctttagatGTGTGTATTCCTACGATGGGCATGCACCTCTTACCTAACACTGGAGCTGAGAGTATTGGAGCGGCAGAAACAGAAACGAGTCGCTCTATCCTGATCGTGCTGTCCACTGTCGCTCTGCCCTCTGTTGTCATCAAGTCTCTACCTCCATCACCGTTAgctttgtggtttggtcattttatgaCGTGATCTGGTTGttaagtttacagcctgtcgctctgttgctcctgcagtgctgtgtgagTGAACAGTGAGGCAGCTAAAAGTCTAATGACTGATATTCTGAGAGTCGAATCAGTGACTTCCAACTAATGCACTGAATAGTTGGCATTTAGCGGGCAGCCCTACGGAGCAGTGCTCAGTGTCTCCTGGTACTGATGTCTGTGCAGCATTCTGCAGTTTCAGCCAGTGAGTACACTGCAAAGGCAACAtgttaatttcaaaataaactattttccacacacacagtggttgAATCAACCGCAGCAGAGGAACTTTAGAGGGGAGAGAAGTTAGGCTGACTCACCGGTCCTTGGTGGTAGTTGAAACCTTTGGCCAGGTTGTAGTTGTCATTGTCCAGTGCATTATCATAGACACCGCAGTATACCATGTCACTAGAACAACACACAAACTGGTCAGTATGAAAGTAAAGATAAAGCAGGTTATCAAATATGATCAttatacaaacacaacaataactgACTAACAGTTACTACAATTACCTGTCACAACAAGTTTACCTTAAGACATTTACAAGCAGCGATAAATACAGCATGTCGGCCacatgtgtttaaaaatgtccagtgagtgtgagtgaatTGGGAGTGTATGAAGGTGTATTACTCAGGGTCGAGTGTCTTCATTCCCAGTGGTCCCAGTAGTTTCTTCTCAGCCACCTCCAGTGCCTTCCAGGCTCTCTCCACTGTGAACAGCTCTGGagcctttaaaaacacagctaatgtcacccagccaatcacagctcagcaATCTGCTCAGTCAGCAGACTAAAGTTACGGTCAACTAACA
The DNA window shown above is from Lates calcarifer isolate ASB-BC8 linkage group LG4, TLL_Latcal_v3, whole genome shotgun sequence and carries:
- the LOC108885340 gene encoding putative ferric-chelate reductase 1, whose product is MLLRASVSMLVMCVWCVEESVCFPNGSVAFSCGNMMPVHPPFTPSTTSPPFTLSTSSATYRPGGHITVTVEVVNNSSTEFQGFLLQARSTQGHTLLWPVGKFTNINTTLFTALHCKNMENSTVSQASGAKRKKVQLTWEAPSNSHYGDIYFSATLVQDYTAFWVQLNSSSLRLDSIGNSAQDLSSSALLFISLLSLSAAC